In Pedobacter sp. SL55, the following proteins share a genomic window:
- the hemE gene encoding uroporphyrinogen decarboxylase, translating to MENNLFLDAAFSKQTERPPVWMMRQAGRFMPQYWEIKNKYSFLEMCKTPEIAADVTMLPVDLLGIDAAILFSDILVTGEAMGGDLSFTQGVGPKFANPVRNEADIDALATDCLDKLQYVADAIKVIQQRLNGSIPLIGFAGAPFTVMSYLVEGGSSKDFKLTKLLIHNHPELAHKLLAKIAKVTTDYLNLQIAAGVNALQLFDSWALALSWNDYQEFSHQYNQQIIAGLNRTNLPVISFCKGSSVFAPIMAEAKPDVISVDWNADLLNIKKALPAGIAVQGNLDPHILYADQPVIKAQIHKLFERMRGENGFIFNLGHGIMPDIPFDNVKYAIEVVKEFRY from the coding sequence ATGGAGAACAATTTATTTTTAGACGCAGCATTTTCAAAACAGACAGAAAGACCACCGGTGTGGATGATGAGACAAGCCGGTCGTTTTATGCCACAATATTGGGAAATCAAAAACAAATACTCTTTTTTAGAGATGTGCAAAACCCCAGAAATTGCTGCCGATGTTACCATGTTGCCTGTAGATTTGTTGGGCATAGATGCCGCCATTTTGTTCTCGGATATTTTGGTAACTGGCGAAGCGATGGGCGGAGATTTAAGCTTTACCCAAGGCGTAGGCCCTAAATTCGCCAATCCGGTGCGTAACGAGGCAGATATTGACGCTTTAGCAACTGACTGCTTAGATAAATTACAATATGTTGCAGATGCGATTAAAGTAATTCAGCAACGTTTAAATGGCAGTATCCCGCTAATTGGCTTTGCTGGTGCACCATTTACGGTAATGAGTTATTTGGTAGAAGGTGGCTCGTCAAAGGATTTCAAGTTAACTAAGCTGTTAATTCACAATCATCCAGAATTAGCACACAAATTATTGGCAAAAATTGCCAAAGTAACTACCGATTATTTGAACTTACAGATTGCAGCGGGTGTAAATGCACTGCAATTGTTTGATAGCTGGGCTTTGGCTTTATCTTGGAACGATTATCAAGAGTTTTCTCATCAATATAACCAACAAATTATTGCAGGTTTAAACAGAACCAACCTTCCAGTAATTTCTTTCTGTAAAGGAAGCTCTGTTTTTGCGCCAATTATGGCAGAAGCTAAACCCGATGTGATTTCTGTTGATTGGAATGCAGATTTGTTGAATATCAAAAAAGCTTTACCAGCCGGAATTGCGGTACAAGGCAACTTAGACCCTCACATTTTATATGCGGACCAACCAGTAATCAAAGCGCAAATCCATAAATTATTTGAGCGTATGCGTGGCGAAAATGGATTTATCTTCAATTTAGGTCACGGCATCATGCCTGATATTCCTTTCGATAATGTAAAATATGCTATCGAAGTAGTGAAAGAGTTTAGATATTAA
- a CDS encoding zeta toxin family protein produces MSSNPKLRIFAGPNGSGKTTLFESIKSVYFSTRLFINADLLEEQFKKTSFINFSDFNLVVQAKEFDEFCSASGLYKKAGFNVQNWGLVVRENVLVAAMAKEVEHTSYHFAIIADFLRTALIKSKQSYSFETVFSHPSKLDLITLAQDNGYKVYLYFIGTETPKMNLERVKDRVVKGGHFVSNDKIEQRYFLTMDLLLEMIKRVDETYLWDNSGQKHQFIGNIKSGIAEFTNLSVPSWIDTYILKKVNS; encoded by the coding sequence ATGTCTTCTAATCCGAAGCTAAGAATTTTTGCCGGGCCTAATGGTTCTGGAAAAACAACTTTGTTCGAATCTATCAAATCTGTTTATTTCTCTACCCGTCTCTTCATTAATGCAGATTTGCTTGAAGAGCAATTTAAGAAAACAAGCTTTATCAATTTTTCTGATTTTAACTTGGTTGTGCAAGCCAAAGAGTTCGATGAATTTTGTTCGGCTAGCGGCCTATATAAAAAGGCTGGATTTAATGTGCAGAATTGGGGTTTAGTTGTAAGGGAGAACGTTTTAGTTGCAGCCATGGCCAAAGAAGTTGAACACACTTCTTATCATTTTGCTATAATCGCTGATTTTCTTCGAACGGCTTTAATTAAGAGTAAGCAATCATATTCTTTCGAAACGGTATTTTCTCATCCTTCAAAACTTGATCTTATTACTCTTGCGCAAGATAATGGTTATAAAGTTTATCTCTACTTTATCGGCACAGAAACGCCGAAAATGAACTTAGAGCGTGTTAAAGATAGGGTGGTAAAAGGAGGTCATTTTGTAAGTAATGATAAAATAGAGCAGCGGTATTTTTTAACAATGGATTTGCTGTTAGAAATGATTAAGAGGGTAGACGAAACTTATCTTTGGGATAACTCTGGCCAAAAACATCAATTTATTGGAAATATAAAATCGGGAATAGCTGAGTTTACAAATTTATCTGTTCCCTCGTGGATAGACACTTATATCCTTAAAAAAGTAAACAGTTAA
- a CDS encoding CopD family protein, with the protein MEAYFYIKATHIVFVISWMAGLFYLLSLFIYHTEANDKLEPEKSVLKAQFTKMESTLWKIICQPAMIISLLAGLSMLHLNPGLLQMDWMWVKLAFVFGLLIYHFVCGRIIIRLRNNQYNWSSFKLRLWRELATIFMIAIVFVVILKNTLDWIYGLVGIMGIALIIMLAVKLYKKYRENRGQ; encoded by the coding sequence ATGGAAGCATATTTTTATATCAAAGCAACGCATATAGTATTCGTCATCAGTTGGATGGCTGGGCTTTTTTATCTTTTGAGCTTATTCATCTATCATACCGAAGCAAATGACAAATTAGAACCAGAGAAAAGTGTGTTGAAAGCACAGTTTACAAAAATGGAATCCACATTGTGGAAAATCATTTGTCAGCCTGCGATGATTATTTCTTTATTAGCTGGTTTAAGTATGCTTCATTTAAATCCAGGGTTACTTCAAATGGATTGGATGTGGGTAAAGCTTGCTTTTGTATTTGGCTTGCTAATTTATCATTTTGTGTGTGGCAGAATTATCATTCGTTTAAGGAACAACCAATACAATTGGAGCAGTTTTAAGCTACGTTTATGGCGTGAGTTAGCTACCATTTTTATGATTGCTATTGTATTTGTAGTGATACTTAAAAACACACTAGATTGGATTTATGGTCTAGTAGGCATTATGGGCATTGCTTTAATTATTATGCTTGCCGTAAAGTTGTATAAGAAATATAGAGAAAACAGAGGCCAATAA
- a CDS encoding tetratricopeptide repeat protein yields MKTILNQIILLLLISNAFIVKAQDVNNLISKGTQLYNAGKYTEAIPIFNEVIGKSPNSVNAWYNRGQCFYKTGNYDMAIQDYSQVLRINPKYVDGWFQKGLCNNLRKNHNAAVADYSAGLAIAPNDAQLLYNRGIANADRNSLDSAMLDYNKAISINPNYTKAYLNRGTVFYRKKDFTSAVKDFSKTISLDANISEAWTNRAIVYTAQFFYDLALADYNQALKISPNNVKTLLNRGILYNKRKENNLAIADLTEAIKIDPNYTSAYIMRGAIYYDTKQYELSRNDLQKVLQLAPNNKFATDLMVKINALPPKQ; encoded by the coding sequence ATGAAAACGATATTAAATCAGATCATTCTACTTTTGCTCATCAGCAATGCCTTTATTGTAAAAGCTCAAGATGTAAACAATTTAATTAGCAAGGGCACGCAGCTTTATAACGCTGGAAAATACACAGAAGCCATACCGATTTTCAACGAAGTGATTGGCAAATCGCCAAACAGTGTTAATGCTTGGTACAATCGTGGACAGTGTTTTTATAAAACTGGTAATTACGATATGGCTATTCAAGATTACTCACAAGTTTTAAGAATAAACCCGAAGTATGTAGACGGATGGTTTCAAAAAGGTTTATGCAATAACTTAAGAAAAAACCATAATGCTGCCGTAGCCGATTATAGTGCAGGCCTGGCAATAGCACCCAACGATGCGCAATTACTATACAACCGCGGTATTGCAAATGCAGATAGGAACAGCTTAGACTCGGCGATGTTAGATTACAATAAAGCGATCTCAATAAACCCTAACTATACTAAAGCCTATCTTAACCGAGGAACGGTATTTTATAGAAAAAAAGATTTTACCAGCGCAGTAAAAGATTTCAGCAAAACGATTTCGCTAGATGCCAACATTTCGGAAGCTTGGACAAACAGAGCAATAGTGTACACCGCACAGTTTTTTTACGACTTGGCACTGGCCGATTACAATCAGGCTCTGAAAATTAGCCCGAATAATGTGAAGACATTACTAAATAGAGGAATTTTGTATAATAAGAGAAAAGAAAATAATTTGGCTATCGCCGATTTAACCGAAGCCATAAAAATAGATCCAAATTACACTTCTGCCTATATCATGAGGGGCGCCATTTACTACGACACTAAGCAATATGAACTCTCTAGAAACGACTTGCAAAAAGTGTTACAGCTGGCGCCGAACAACAAATTTGCTACAGATTTAATGGTTAAGATAAATGCGCTACCACCAAAACAATAA
- a CDS encoding Ldh family oxidoreductase — MHLTFTEEKLRTFTYDVFKKMGCSDEHATLATDVLVRSDLRGIDSHGVARLSGYYRLWEKNRINATPNIRIVHETPTTATVDGDAGLGLVVAPFAMKVAIEKAEKYGSGWVSVKNSNHFGIAGYHALMAVEKDMIGISMTNASPLVAPTYANERLLGTNPMCYAFPAGKYPAVVVDMATAAAANGKLEIAQRANAEIPDGWVQDKDGNQSINPNELKAGGSLLPLGSDKDHGSHKGYGLGATVDILSAVLSGANYGPWVPPFVAFLEPDPNPVGEGIGHFLGAMRVDGFRPAQDFKDHLDNWIERFKNAKTVDESKQVIIPGEPEYQFELTRKTSGIPLINAVVEDLNNLAKKIDVEPLLIP, encoded by the coding sequence ATGCACCTCACTTTCACCGAAGAAAAATTAAGAACCTTTACCTACGATGTTTTTAAAAAGATGGGCTGTTCTGATGAGCACGCTACTTTAGCAACAGATGTTTTAGTTCGTTCGGATTTAAGAGGAATTGATTCGCATGGTGTAGCAAGGTTAAGTGGTTATTATCGCCTTTGGGAGAAAAATAGAATTAATGCTACACCTAACATTCGTATAGTACATGAAACACCAACCACCGCAACAGTAGATGGCGATGCAGGTTTAGGTTTAGTGGTTGCTCCATTCGCCATGAAGGTAGCCATAGAAAAAGCAGAAAAATATGGTAGCGGCTGGGTTTCGGTTAAAAACTCTAACCATTTCGGTATTGCAGGCTACCATGCTTTAATGGCAGTAGAAAAAGATATGATTGGCATTAGCATGACCAATGCTAGTCCGCTGGTTGCCCCTACTTATGCAAACGAACGTTTGCTTGGCACCAACCCAATGTGTTATGCTTTTCCGGCAGGTAAATATCCTGCTGTGGTAGTAGATATGGCTACGGCTGCCGCTGCCAATGGCAAGTTAGAGATTGCTCAGAGAGCAAATGCGGAAATTCCAGATGGCTGGGTACAAGATAAAGATGGCAACCAATCCATCAATCCGAATGAATTAAAAGCTGGAGGTTCATTACTTCCATTAGGTAGCGATAAAGACCATGGCAGCCACAAAGGTTACGGCTTAGGAGCAACGGTAGATATTTTATCAGCTGTGCTTTCTGGAGCCAATTATGGGCCTTGGGTGCCGCCATTCGTGGCTTTTTTAGAGCCAGATCCAAACCCGGTAGGCGAAGGAATTGGCCACTTTTTAGGTGCAATGCGAGTAGATGGTTTCCGCCCTGCGCAAGACTTTAAAGATCATTTAGATAATTGGATAGAACGTTTCAAAAACGCAAAAACTGTGGATGAAAGCAAACAAGTCATCATTCCAGGAGAGCCAGAATATCAATTTGAGTTGACACGTAAAACATCCGGCATTCCGTTAATAAACGCTGTAGTAGAAGACCTTAATAACTTGGCCAAAAAAATAGATGTAGAGCCGTTATTAATACCGTAA
- the bshC gene encoding bacillithiol biosynthesis cysteine-adding enzyme BshC, translated as MKAKYISYQDTHSFSKLVLDYVNDVEFLRSFYSYRPDLEGLKKAVDAHQFTGDRAVLVKALQQQYQSIKVNPAVSANIDLLADNDTYTVTTGHQLNLFTGPLYFIYKIVTTINLALELKIAYPEKNFVPIYWMATEDHDFEEINHINVDEKNISWIQQTNGATGRLSTKTVAAAVQAYKGYLGISQNGKKLGKLVEQAYLANENLADATRVLVNSLFEQYGLVIINADDVALKAQFADIIKSDITQQNSARLTEESSKTLEAKGYKTQVNGRDINFFYLKENLRERIIKEGDLYIVNHTEIKFTEAELLNEIEQYPERFSPNVIMRPLYQEVILPNVAYIGGGAEVSYWMQLKANFDFYKVNFPVLLLRNSALVIDKRSFANLNKLGFSFEDVFLTTEELQKRWIEANSNAVLHLNDEKANIKSVFDKIKLNAFKIDKTLEVSADAVLTKTEKLLEKLEKKFFRAEKRNHEVSITQIENLKNRLFPGGTLQERISNLAPMYVEYGDDFISSLIENFEPLGGDFTLILA; from the coding sequence GTGAAGGCTAAATACATTTCTTATCAGGATACACACTCATTCTCTAAACTGGTTTTAGATTATGTAAACGACGTCGAATTTCTAAGATCTTTCTACAGTTACAGACCAGACCTAGAGGGCTTAAAAAAAGCAGTAGATGCCCACCAGTTTACTGGAGACAGAGCCGTTTTGGTTAAGGCACTTCAACAGCAATATCAGTCGATAAAGGTTAACCCAGCTGTGAGTGCAAATATTGATTTGCTAGCTGATAATGATACTTATACCGTAACTACGGGACATCAGCTCAACCTTTTTACTGGCCCATTATATTTCATTTATAAAATTGTAACTACCATTAATTTGGCTCTGGAGTTAAAAATAGCTTATCCAGAAAAGAATTTTGTACCCATTTACTGGATGGCTACCGAAGATCATGATTTTGAAGAAATTAACCATATCAACGTAGATGAAAAAAACATCAGTTGGATACAACAGACCAACGGTGCCACGGGCAGGTTAAGCACCAAAACAGTAGCAGCAGCAGTGCAAGCGTATAAAGGTTATTTGGGTATCAGCCAAAATGGCAAAAAATTAGGTAAGTTGGTAGAACAAGCCTACTTAGCAAATGAAAATTTAGCCGATGCTACCCGAGTATTGGTAAATAGCTTGTTTGAGCAATATGGCTTAGTTATTATTAATGCAGATGATGTTGCTTTAAAGGCACAGTTTGCAGACATCATTAAAAGTGATATTACCCAACAAAACAGTGCAAGATTAACAGAAGAAAGCAGTAAAACCTTAGAAGCGAAGGGCTATAAAACCCAAGTTAACGGTCGCGATATCAACTTCTTTTATTTAAAAGAAAATCTTCGCGAAAGAATTATCAAAGAGGGAGATTTATATATAGTTAATCATACTGAAATTAAATTTACAGAAGCTGAATTACTTAATGAGATAGAACAATATCCGGAAAGATTTAGCCCTAATGTGATTATGCGCCCACTTTACCAGGAAGTGATTTTACCAAATGTTGCTTACATTGGCGGCGGTGCCGAAGTTTCTTACTGGATGCAATTAAAAGCAAACTTCGATTTCTACAAAGTAAATTTCCCAGTACTTTTACTTCGAAACTCTGCATTAGTTATAGATAAAAGAAGTTTTGCAAACCTAAATAAGCTAGGCTTTAGTTTCGAGGATGTTTTTTTAACCACAGAAGAACTACAAAAACGTTGGATAGAAGCAAATAGCAATGCTGTGCTTCATTTAAACGACGAAAAAGCAAACATTAAATCTGTTTTCGATAAGATCAAATTAAATGCTTTTAAAATTGACAAAACTTTAGAAGTATCCGCCGATGCGGTGTTGACAAAAACAGAAAAGCTATTAGAAAAGTTAGAAAAGAAGTTTTTTAGAGCAGAAAAAAGAAATCACGAAGTTTCTATTACACAAATCGAAAACTTAAAAAATCGGTTATTTCCTGGCGGAACTTTACAAGAAAGAATTTCTAATTTAGCACCTATGTACGTAGAATACGGCGATGACTTTATTTCATCATTAATAGAAAACTTTGAACCTTTAGGTGGAGATTTTACTTTGATACTTGCCTAA
- a CDS encoding zeta toxin family protein: protein MTDKNLYIIAGCNGAGKTTASFTILPEIIFCKEFVNADEIAKGLSPFQPEKVAFEAGRIMLNRINELLKNNESFAFETTLATKSYKGKIAEAQQKGYTVTLLFFWLQSIELAKERVKTRVIEGGHNILPEVIERRYVRGIENLFDIYLPIVDGAFIFDNSNGNHELLAQKTIDDNLIIIDEYKFNKLKLSL, encoded by the coding sequence ATGACGGACAAAAACCTTTACATAATTGCTGGTTGTAACGGTGCAGGAAAAACTACCGCATCTTTTACCATCCTGCCCGAAATTATTTTCTGTAAAGAGTTTGTCAATGCAGATGAAATAGCGAAGGGTTTATCTCCTTTCCAACCAGAAAAAGTTGCATTTGAAGCTGGTAGAATAATGCTAAATCGAATTAATGAACTGTTGAAAAACAATGAGAGTTTTGCATTCGAAACCACGTTAGCTACAAAAAGCTATAAAGGTAAAATAGCAGAGGCCCAACAAAAAGGTTATACAGTTACTTTGTTATTCTTTTGGTTGCAGAGCATAGAATTAGCAAAAGAGAGGGTAAAAACTAGGGTTATTGAGGGTGGACATAATATTTTACCAGAAGTAATTGAAAGAAGATATGTACGAGGTATCGAAAATTTATTCGATATTTATTTGCCAATTGTTGACGGCGCTTTTATTTTTGATAACTCAAATGGTAATCATGAGCTTTTAGCGCAAAAAACTATTGACGACAACCTAATTATTATAGACGAGTATAAGTTTAACAAGCTAAAACTATCATTATGA
- the rimO gene encoding 30S ribosomal protein S12 methylthiotransferase RimO produces MKVKKEKSLYQPKINVITLGCSKNTYDSEVLMGQLKGNNLNVEHEANKLGKDDIVVINTCGFIDNAKQESIDTILQYSQLKDEGKVGKVIVTGCLSERYKPDLEAEITNVDAFFGTNDLQNILHTLGANYKHELIGERLLTTPSHFAYFKIAEGCNRPCSFCAIPLMRGKHVSRDMNELVNEAKILAANGTKELILIAQDLTYYGLDIYGKRNLDELLRRLSDVNGIEWIRLQYAYPAGFPMEILDAMNERENICKYLDMPLQHITDNMLKSMRRGTTKQKTIDIVNEIRAKVPNIAMRTTLICGYPGETEQDFEEMYQWVADTRFDRLGCFTYSHEEKTHAYDLVDDVPEEVKQERVDAIMELQQGISYEINQEKVGNTYKVLVDRKEGDFFIGRTEFDSPEVDNEVLIDANSGYAAIGSFVNVKVDRAEDFDLYGRIVK; encoded by the coding sequence ATGAAAGTAAAAAAGGAAAAATCATTATACCAACCTAAAATTAACGTAATTACGCTTGGTTGCTCTAAAAACACTTACGATAGCGAGGTATTAATGGGACAATTGAAAGGTAACAATCTAAATGTTGAGCACGAAGCAAATAAATTAGGGAAAGATGACATTGTAGTAATTAACACTTGTGGTTTTATAGATAATGCAAAGCAAGAATCTATCGATACCATTTTACAATACAGTCAGTTAAAAGACGAAGGCAAAGTCGGAAAAGTGATTGTTACTGGCTGCCTTTCTGAACGTTACAAACCAGATTTAGAAGCAGAAATCACCAACGTTGATGCTTTTTTTGGCACCAACGATCTTCAAAACATCTTACATACACTGGGTGCAAATTACAAGCACGAATTAATTGGCGAGCGTTTGCTAACTACGCCATCGCATTTTGCTTATTTCAAAATTGCTGAAGGTTGTAACCGTCCATGCTCTTTTTGTGCAATCCCGCTAATGCGTGGCAAACACGTTTCGAGAGATATGAACGAGTTGGTAAACGAAGCCAAGATATTAGCAGCTAACGGTACTAAGGAACTGATTTTAATTGCTCAAGATTTAACTTATTACGGTTTAGATATCTACGGCAAGAGAAATTTAGATGAACTTTTACGTCGTTTATCTGACGTAAATGGTATAGAATGGATCAGGTTACAATACGCCTATCCTGCTGGTTTTCCAATGGAAATTTTAGACGCCATGAACGAGCGTGAAAATATTTGTAAGTATTTAGATATGCCGTTGCAGCACATCACGGATAACATGCTTAAATCCATGCGTCGTGGTACTACCAAGCAAAAAACCATTGATATTGTTAACGAAATTAGAGCTAAAGTTCCAAACATTGCTATGCGTACCACTTTAATTTGTGGTTATCCGGGAGAAACTGAGCAAGATTTTGAAGAAATGTACCAATGGGTTGCTGATACTCGTTTTGATCGCTTGGGCTGCTTCACGTATTCTCACGAAGAAAAAACGCATGCTTACGATTTAGTGGACGATGTTCCGGAAGAAGTAAAACAAGAGCGTGTAGATGCCATTATGGAATTGCAACAGGGTATTTCTTACGAAATCAACCAAGAAAAAGTGGGCAATACCTACAAAGTATTGGTGGATAGAAAAGAAGGCGATTTCTTTATTGGCCGTACCGAGTTTGATAGCCCCGAAGTGGACAATGAGGTTTTAATTGATGCCAATTCTGGCTATGCCGCTATAGGGAGTTTTGTAAACGTAAAAGTAGACAGAGCAGAAGATTTTGATTTGTACGGGCGAATTGTGAAATAG
- a CDS encoding GxxExxY protein, which yields MELENKSKHDDLTRIIIGCCFEVHNTLGPGFLEKIYVNALKIKLQQKGLTFEAEKEFIVEFEKTVIGKFRCDLLVENKVIVELKSVTGYQPKLFQNQLISYLRASKVKTGLLINFGNTSCEVKRLSV from the coding sequence ATGGAACTGGAAAACAAATCTAAACATGATGATTTAACGAGAATAATAATTGGATGTTGCTTCGAAGTCCATAATACCCTCGGTCCTGGCTTTCTTGAAAAGATCTATGTAAATGCTCTAAAAATTAAATTACAGCAAAAAGGATTAACATTTGAAGCCGAAAAAGAGTTTATTGTAGAATTTGAAAAAACGGTTATTGGCAAATTCAGATGCGATTTACTAGTCGAAAATAAAGTCATTGTAGAACTAAAATCAGTTACAGGTTATCAACCTAAACTATTTCAAAATCAGTTAATTTCTTACTTAAGAGCAAGCAAAGTTAAAACTGGACTATTAATAAATTTTGGTAATACAAGCTGTGAAGTAAAACGCTTATCAGTATAA